TTATGTCTTTGCCAGCgtgtatacttttttttatattttatacatacatacatatacaaatttaattttgtatacatgtatatatatatatatattctctatATATCAAAAGTGTATGcgtgtatatataaaaaatgtacAAAGTTTACACATATATTTTATTGTCTATATACGTATGTTAACATAacttatatacatacgtataaactttgtattatatatacatgtatgtaaaCTTGGTAttgtatatatgtacgtacgtacaaaatttatatacacACAAAGTTTATATGTATCTATTTAAGGTACACGTACAATTCACTACTACGAAAGAGAAGCAAGCAAAAACTATAGCTCTAGTCTTCACCGGTTACCAGCCGAGCTCACAAAATCTACAACGACGAGAGCAGCGGCAGCCTTTGAAGACGAGTCGGCGCTCCAGATCTCTAACTCCAGAGGCCTGCCATCGCTGCTCCAGACCGTTGTCTCCGTCAGCCACGTCGTCGATTGATGTCGTCTCCGCCGATGCGTCGTGGTCGCCACCTCTGAATACGAGTGCCGCTCGAGATCGCCCTCTCCGCCGATGCTGCTCGTGCTTGCGCCCGTTGTGCCAGATCCAGAATGGAATGGGTATTTTTCTTTGTAAAATGGACTACGTATGTGAAGAAGAGAGTTGTGGAGGGGTCTTTTATAAAACGTAAGTGtgggaggcgggcggctaacTGAAAAAGTACCACACTCGAGTATTGGGCGTAGGATGTTGATCCAATGGCTCTGGATGCTTGTGTGCATGAGTGCATTTACCTAGctatgtgcataggatatgtgcATAGGATACATTGCCTTATTTTctaccataaaaaaataaaaaattgaaagGCCCACGTTCCACCCCTTTAGACCTGTACGTGTAGTACGCACGCCATGCTACTATATTGGCGTCTCTCCTGTTTTAATGATTGATGTATTTGattgaaaatatattatatgaCTATACGATCTAAACTTACATAGCTATTTTTATAGACGTACATTAGATCTTTGTTGCATAATTCAAGACCCAAATTAACTATATTTAACAAGTAGAAAAAACGTAATTAACTATATTTAACAAGTAGAAAAAAAACGTAATTAACTATATTTAACAAGTAGAAAAAAACGTAATTAACTATATTTAACAAGTAGAAAAAAATCCGTAACATTTGATTAGCTATTGGTCACTCGAGACACAATTTTAAGGGAAAAAGCATAAAGAGTTTTAAACACCTGACTAAGAGATATTAGAACAATattaaacataaaaaaataattaataagatTTAAATAACAAGTAGTAGAAGAAATACATTATTTTGGTTCGCTAAGATTATATTTGCGTTTAAATATAGATAACTTAAAACGGTGAGTCCATTAATTGGATCTATCTCAATCTATCTGTAGCCTCATATCAAATATAATCTACCCGTTAATAAACAATGATAATCAATATCAATCTTTACTTGCTTGTAGATAAAAGATTattggattcttttttttaaaaaaaattgatacatAGGGTGTAATCGCTGTCACTATTTATGATATTGtaaaatttgaacaaaaaatAAGATTTGTACAAAATAcaatagaaaatagaaaaatatgcaatGAGTGTAAATTGAACCAATTGTAGAAATTCTTATAATTTCATAGAACCATTATGGTTCTTAATTTGCACTTAAATTGAGACAAGCATTATCATAACTAACACATTATTTTTAAGTGATTACATATTAATGGTTTTCCCTTTATTGTAtagttagttttaaatattatatttttactattaaatttaaattaacaCTTAGGTCAACAAGATATCTTTAAAAATGCTATAGCTCACATGTATTATAAGGAAACGAGGGCTAGAATATATGTATCTATTCTACTTTTAATGATTCATATGTAAGTACGTATAATAAATTGCGTCAAATGTAAACCAATCAAATGGAGGGTTTTTATGGTACGAATAAAAACACATTTATTAGCAATAACTGTTTTTCAAGATATGTTAAAGAAAACCAAAacattcatttaaaaaaaagaaaaaccaacttCTTTTAATTCACACTTTATTTATTAGACATGTTTTCTGAACAAACTAAGTCTACATCTTTTATATGATGAAGAAGATTAGGATTATAGATAAGTGCTTATATAGATGAATTAAATTTTACATAATATAAAACTAACAAAtatcttagaaaaaaaatttaagcaacGATATATGCATGCTCGGGCGAATGttcgggctaccttcctagctTAAGCAAGAGTGTTCTTTGTTATAGAAAAGGTTCAGCAACGATTACAATAATCCAAACATGAAATGAATTTtcaattgataaaaaaatatgaaattaaatgaaaaaaaaaactgcagttGAAACAAACAAAATTGCACATTAGATCACAATGTAATTTTTTGCTTAGTTGGCTTAGTTACAATAATCCACAAATTTTCAGATGTCTGAAGTCTAATAaatacaaaattataaaaatgacaTCACGCATGTTCAAGCAGATATGAATCGAATTAACTAAATATTACATCAAGAGACAAACACTGCATAATCTTCATCATTACCGAGGGTACCTTGAAGATAGCAGGTACTCTACTTCCAAACTATACTGTCGACTTGCTTCCTCATTGCCTGTTCCCTCCCTTGTTGGATAATTCTCTTCTGCAACATGCCTAATTCTACGAGATTCTGTTGCAATCAAGCCCGTGGTATGCTCCTGCAACGACCCTCCAAGACTTTCCAAGGACATCTCCACTTGTCTCATAGTCGGCCGTTCTTCAGCTTCCAGCTTTACACATACGGCAGCCAAAGCCGCTACTTCCATCATTCGCTTCCCTCCCTCCTCTATGATTTGAGGATCAAGTATGTCAACCAAGTTACTGTCAGCTAGTAGGGACGTGAAATGTGCAACCAAACTATCTCCCTCAGGTGATCTATATGAAAACGGTTTCTTTCTGGTAAGCAACTCTATTAGAATGACGCCAAAGCTATATACGTCACTTTTCTCCGTAAGCCTTCCTGTGTAGTAATACATGGGGTCTAAGTATCCACGTGTTCCTTGGACAACTGTTGTAACTCCTGATTGATCCACTGGAATGCATCTTGAAGCTCCAAAATCTGATACCTTCGTTGTAAAGGTGCTATCCAAAAGAATATTATGAGACTTGATATCCCTATGGATAATAGGGAATGCAACAGCCCAGTGAAGATAGGCAAGAGCTCTAGCTGTTTCAGTTGCTATCCTCAACCTATCCTCCCATGACAATGATATTGGTCCATCAACATGAAGATGTTCATATAGAGTTCCATTTGATATGAATTCATAGACAAGAAGTGGCACTTTTGTCTCAAGACAACAACCGAAAAGCTTCACAACATTCCGATGGTTTATTTGCGATAGAATGGCAACCTCGTTTATGAACTCATCAATTTCTCTTTGGATTGCTTCTTTGGATTTCTTGATTGCCACGATATGCAAGTCTGATAAAATCCCCTTGTAAACAGTACCATGCCCTCCTCCACCGAGCTCTCGGGATTTGTCAAAATTATTAGTTGCCTTCTCTAGCTCTACTAAGGGCAATATCATTCTTTCAGCAATGTCTGCCCTCTGAGATATCAATTGCTCCAGTAAATGACCACGGTTCTGCTTGAAAAACTTTTGTTTCACCCTTTTTGCCCTTCGGTGCTTAATCTCACGGGTTGCCAATCTAGCACCAAATACCAGGAACAGAAGGCCCGCGCCACTGCCAACTCCTATGCCAACACTTAAACCTGATAACGTGGGAGTATGAGATTTGGCTTAGATCACAACACGAAGATATTTATTAGAATATCAATCAAAGGAAAAAACGAAAAGGACAGAAACTTTTTCATCAACATACGTACATGCCAATAGTTGTGTTTTAGTACTAAATTTTAGGAAAGAAACATAAATTCCATGCCATGTTTTAAGGAGACTATTAAATAGCCCACGCATTGCAACGGATTCTTTTTATAGACAAAGGTAAATTTCTAGCAATGGTAAGTCAACTACGCAAATAACACTAACTTTCTTATTATACAAACACTTGATTAGTCTACGATATTGGAGTAGTGCAGTGGGTCCAAATCGTGTCCACCATTTTGATCCAGGCTatacatattgtttttttttaaaaaaaaagaaatactgaCCACCAATGGGTTCGGTACTTGGGTGGGAATGGGTTGAATTGGGATTCTAATCTGCATTTACTTTAATTTTGGATCGGTGGAAATGGCCTGCTACTACAAATGGTTTGGATCGGTCGGTCCACAGAGAAAATGGAATGGTGCGGGGTGGTGTTCTGGCACTACACCATGACCTAGTATTCATGGCACTTAACTGCCGGTAATAAAATGAAGTTAGTGGCAAACTATTTGCCGGGAATATATCAAGTGCCGGAAATAATATTGTACATCATCTCATCTGCcgggaattaaaaaaatagggcAGCAAATTAAGTGCCGGCAATAAACTAATATAGCAGGTCAACTAATCTGCCATTGATAATTTAAGATAACATATAATCTGCCGGGAATTTTGTTACCGGGAAAACAAATTTGGAGGAAATTTTTTGCGGGCTAAAAATATCGGCGGGCCCAGCAAGGCGCCAAGGTTGCAGAAATTTTCGTGGGCCCACACAAAAAATCCATCGCGTCGTCACCATCGTCGCACAAAAATCCCCATCTGCGCGGGCGCGATTCACCCAGGCcacaccgccgcctccacccacGCTGCACGCCGCCGTTGACTCCGCCCACCGGCGTCCTGCGCCCCTGCGCCCGGCcgattcctcctcctccttctgtccgtccgccgccgtccgtccgtCGCCTGCTGacgcctcccctcctcggccATCGACTCCGCCCGCCGGCTTCCGCTGTGGGCTCCTCCCGTTGCTGGGCTGGAGGATCGGGatggtagcggcggcggcgacggcgctcaaCGCCCTCGTGGCGCTCGGATCCGCCTCGGGGACGGCGTCCAAGTCGTCCTTCGTGAAATCCATCGTCAAAGCCCACGATGTCGTCATCTTCTCCAAGTCAtactgcccccccccccccccaactccTCTCATCTATCCTCTGTGCATTCCACTGTACTGCTTGCGCTTAGCTTGCTGGGAATTTCGATTTGGGATGTAGTCGCCAATATCATCTACTATGCATTTAGCTGATCTAGTTGGGAATTTCGATTTTGGATCTAGTCGCTGTGAAGTTGAGTGGACCTAATCGTGAATTTGTAGAAAATCTTGGAGAATTCTTACTGATTTTGTTCTATATCCATCGAAGAACTATCTTTTCGTTGCGAATTTTAGGAGAGATACATGGCCTACTGGTCCTGGCTTGTAACGCTGTACATGTGAGTTTGGGCACTAATCCTCTTTTGCTCGATgagtttttttgtttgatttttaacCCAAAAATTTGGACCATATGAAACTGTCAGAGTAGATAATGGTTGCCTGGTTGGTATTGGATTAAAATGGGGAATGGCAAGGAATTGAGGTCATATGACCTTGTGTGGTGATCCAAGTTTTTTCTCCCCTGCATTCTGTGTGTGCTGTACACACCTatctaattatttgatcaattaCAGATTTACTCCTTTTTATGTAGGCTAGTTGATTGAATTGATGTGCAAAGTATTGATTAGCAGTAAGTTTCAGAGCTTTCAGGATTTTGTTTTGTATAAGAGAGTTGTGGGGGTGATTCTTGCTCTATCCTATGAGAACTTACTGGATCAGAATTTTGGAGTTTCAGGTTAAGTTGCTATTAATGCTTGTGAAGAGTAGATAGCTATATGGAATGTCAGATGATGAGTAATGAATGTACAAAAACAATACCTTTGTAAAAAACCTTGCCTATAACATGAACTACATTTCTGACGCTGTTTATGTCAAATTAACCACATGGACTAGTTTAGTTACCTAGAACATTTTATCCAACATGAAACCTTTTGGGAGGTTATGTTGTCATGTGCTACAGTGACAAGGGCATATGGAACTAGAACCATTAGTGATCTGATGAtttcccatctcacactatccttgTGATATTATGTTGTCTGCTGGATTCACTGTTAACTTGGAGTATTCCCTATTGGTGTTGCATGACGAAGTGCCCTCAATAATATACATTGATTGCATATGTAGctattttgtttatttgaacCTAGCCAGTTTGCATGGTCTCGTCAGTTTGTGATCAAGAATGTATTTATATTATGATAGATAGTTCTTTATATTCTACATGCAAGATTGCTCACAGATTCCAAACCATTATTTTTAGGTCAAAATCGGAAGGGCTGCTGAAATTGTTCTGCTAAAGATGTCACTTGTCCCAGAAATTGTCCATTGAAGAGTTTTTTGCTGATGCTCTTGTAGACTTGTCCATTAAAGATGTCACTTGTCCTAGAAATTGTCCAATGAAGAAATTGTCCATTGTCCATTGAAGACTTGTCTGTACTCTTGTGTGCATATGCTCTATGcagatgcatatatatattgctaTCCTAGGTGCAAcagaactgtttttttttttacctgagATGCAACAGATGTTGAATGCATATTGATAGTCTATGGAGTCTTGAATTGCTGAATGTGTGTTAAATGTCTATGGAATTTGTACTGATTTTGTGGGTTGATTTGGTACTGATCTTAATTTGTGTACATTGGATCCATGTGTACTGAGTTCATGATTGAAACAACCAAGTGCTGGTAAAAGTACTGACTGACAGACTATATGTGAGGGATGCTTTAAGCATCAAGGGCAGTTAATTGCCATGGATGCAGCTGTCTGCCGGGAATACTCTAGTGATTCTAGGGCAGTTAATTGCCAGGAAAAAAATATCTGCCGGGAATTCTCTTTTGCTACAGAACTTTATAGGGCAGTTTTTAAGTGCCGGGAATAGTTTTCCCGGCAAATGAATTGCCATTCAATGCACTTATCTAGGGCAGTTGCAATGAAGGGAATACTAGGTCATGGTATAGTGTGGACATCTCTCGATGAGAAACTGACGTGGGATATTTTCATACACAACCGGGGTAGGGTATCATGAGTTTGGATTAATGATACCTAATTATTGTATGTTATCTAATtgtttataataaaataaagctTACATCTTATGTAATAATTGGAGttgtatttagaaaaaaaaagattagtaTTATCTTTGAGGATTTGGATGTGCAGAATGGATAACAATGTCACGCGTGATTATGAGCTAAAGGGAGGTGAACGGATGAGTAATCAATGATTAAATTAGATGGATGAGTAGCTAGCTTCTTGATCCAACGGCTGATAATTCTATACTAATGCGATCCGATGGCTTAAAATTGTTAATGATTTGGCTACTTGCATGTCTTGCTTTATAGGAGTAAATGGTTCTTAGTGGGCACCAACTATCAAAAGATTTCAAATGTAACTTAAAATTTTTCTATCTACTAGTAAAAATAATATCAAAAACAATCTTTCCTTAATTAATGTCATTATCCTTAGCTAACATAGTTAGTTACGTTAAACACGCTAAAAAAAATCCCGATCTAATAGCGCCGGCGGCACCGCGCGTATGCGTGGGCCATGTGGGCCAGAAGTGCGCGCCCGAGGCGCATACGCGCGAATTAGGAATTCTGCAATTTTATCCTCTGAACATCAAGCGCTGCGAGTGCAGTCTAATTTTCTcaaaactttggatccaaacatataataaaCTAGGTGAAACCTCGTGCGTTGCTGTAGGAATtcagtatgataacaataagtaaaaataatgtATAAGATAGCTAGACAATATAAACTTACATAAacactaaaaacaattgatctGATATAGCTTAattagagaagagagaaataatattaaccaagtgaggatgaactacatatgtacataatatattataaaaaataatgaagatatatattgaaatattatgtgaattatgaaggatgatgatttaacatgctttcaTTATAAAAGCTCTAAAatgtaataaattttaaattataaataatatagcatgtttgcatgatatttaatgtattgattgttagtggatgatgatgtgtcaACTGGTTAGTAGATGATGACGTGGCATCTTTGAATGCTAAGCTTTAGGAGacagtgggttataactttatagtaagataggattccCCCAAGTAATCCTCGCAAAAACAAGCTCGCACGCCAGTCGCCATCCCCTAGTTTCACCCCAATTTCCCCACGGCAACCGACGCTGTCATCGTCCGCGAGGCGCTGCATGCGGCACTGACTACCACTTGGCCGCAGAGTTGGCCGGCACATGTGCTAACTCAGCACTTCTGCATCTGGAGGTTTCCGGTGTGAGGTTGGGTGCGTGCTGGAGGTTGGTGGCTGTTTGCGGAGTGAGTTGCCGGCGAGGGTATCCTGGGGCCGTGGGGCGTCATCACTGCTAGATCTGAAGCAGATCTGGGGACGGACGGTGATGTACGACAGTGGCAAGCTGAGACCCTGCAAGTTGGTGAGATAGGTAGGGAGATGAGGAtggagtggcggcggtggtgactCATGGGGgtgttgccggcgacggcagcgatCAGGGATATCGTCACATGGGATGGTGGGGATCGGCCGATTGTTGTTTCATTGACATTGTGGGGCCCAAACATCAAGGGTCACACTGAAGGCAGAACGGATTGGGTCACACTACTACAGATATTTAGGTATTATTATAAATTATACAATGATTGGAAGGTACCTCAAATACCTCCATCTGGTAAATATATGTTGACGTTGATTAGGTACTAATTTCGATCGTCAACTATCTTCATAAATAAAGGGAGAACTAACATTTCTTACATATATATTAGTATTGAATAATGTAGTTCCACTTGTATTGGAGAAATACTATGTATATGCAGGTAATATACAATAAAATGAATGAGAAACACAcctcgtgtgaatcacgtgcgAGCACACAGATCAATGGGCCCACAAGTCAGCTCAAACCAACTTAAAGTTAGGCCAAACCATCCTCAATCATCGTACGGGCCCATATGGCAATCGCTAGTGAAAGTCGAAGGAGAGAGGTAAGGGCCTATGGGTCGGCTGAACCCTTGGTTCAGCCGGACCACCCCTTGCTTCTCACATCGCCACCTTACACGCGGACATTCCTGATGGACTCCTAATGATGTTACTGGTAGTTACCGATCTACAACCGTCTTAATCAACCGTCATTGagggctataaaaggaggagctctcTCGCTTTTTAACACACACTTCAAGAAGTAATATTCTCATTCAATATATTGTATTTTCTCTAGTAGTAGTGGAGTTATGCTTAGAATAGTCTTCGATCATATAGCATTCTCAGAGATTAGGGTATGTCTTTAATACTTTACTCTTCTTGTAAGACAATAATCGCAATAAAAGAATTATCTTCTTTACTTATTAGTGTTCATAGTTCTTATACTAATTTTCTCGTTATGTGTTCTATAAATAGTTTATACTTCATTTATATGCTTTACTTGATTAGGTTAGTCGATCTATGCTATGGTAATGGTTCAATGATCTTAACAGGTTGCACAAGTTCTAACTTGTCCATCCGAAGGGTGAAAGTCTTGGGGGAATTAGTGATATTATATATTAACATAAACATGATGCTTAGGCTAGTTAAATGCAGTTGGATGCGGGTATACCCTACAGAGAGTGAGGTAGACGGTAGATAGTGATAGCCTTGTCTGTCCATTGTATTCCTCCACATCCATGTATAACGTAAGAGTTCGTAAAATGCCATAACAACGTTGGCAGGCCAATGGAGAGTGGTCTATCGGTAGTACTTGGGTACCAAAAACTAACGGCTAGCCTTGTAAGCATGTATGTGTTAAGTGTATAATAAACATTATTAGTATAGTTGTACATATGAACCATATCTCTCTATAGTTCTTCTCCATTACCTAGCGTATCTTATTAGAGATGAATCTCCTGTGTGTCACACTAACCATATATCATATTGCCAATTAACCCCTATTTAGACTATGGTAAAGTAATGATAGTTTGATTAAGGATATATGAACTCTATATTTATACCGCCGCCTTCCATGCAGAAATATATATACGgcacccttggaatactcctgTTGAAATGCTACAGTGGTATctatgcgcttgcggatttatatGTAATCGTAAGAAATACTGTCAGAGATCAAAACTCCTACAACAAGGAAGAGAGGACCCCCCCTCGAAGATTCGGCTAGGGGACAAGTAGAGACAAAGTTCACTTCATGTGCAGAGCCAACAAAGAACACAAGCACGTATCCACGATCAGACTGCTCGGAACGTAATACACTACTCCTTTGTTTGGGACTATGAGGATGAAAGAGTACACAATACAAGCTTACCTGATGAACTAGGGTTTCtagaactctctctctctctctctcaatggTTTCTTTTGACTTCCCTCCTTTTATAACCAAAAGGGGGCCTATAGTGTCGTTATCGCATAGGGAACACCTATGCCAAGTCTTGTCATTGCCTCCTCTGTCATCCTAGAGTAAATGAGAGAATTACAATGGACGGTTGTTTCACTGTGCCTCGGGCACCCAAACATAGGGGCCTGGGACCGTTGGGACTTGCACCTTTTGCCACTTGCTCAAAACTGCGATTGGTGGACCCAAGCCAAGTCATCGTGTAGCCGCCGCTGGCTAACATGCAGCACGTTGCTCTGCTCCTGTTCCTTTGAGTGACGCAGTGCCGCTAGCGGCTTCAAACCTCGCCACCACATTATTGCATGCGACCGAGCTGTAATCTCGATTCGTAATCTTCCAGGCACCGTGCTACAATCATAATGATGATGTTGCCCTCGAACAGACCGTTGGGCCCACCATCCCACTCTGACCACCAGCGGCACTCACATGCTTGGCCCTGAAGTGGTAATCCACCAGCGGAGATCACCGCGGAGAGCCCGAGCATCGAGTACCAGCGGGTTCCCTGATAGAGATAATATATGATTTGTTTTTACCCTAAGGTTACATTAACCCCCTGGGCTTCGATGTTCTCGTGTTGTTCCCGGGGCATATGCAGTGCCCAGGTGCCCTGGTAAGACCCGGGCCTCCAGCACACTCCCGTGGTTTGTAATGGAAGTTCTTGTTATGTTGGACAAGTTTCTCGAAGATGTCATTGATGAAGGAGTTCATGATGGATATAATTCTACAAGTTTGTTCCAATACGCAATTGTATATATGAGTACCTTGAATATGTAAATCTTGTAGGTCTCCACACTCCACTTAACATTCTGAGTGTGCAACCATGAAGGGATTGAGTACCCAGGGGCCCCGGCCGGAACCGGCCTCATTCCACCTTGTAGATATAGATCTTATAGGTCACCACACTCCTCTTGTCATACAAAGTGTGTAATCATGAAGGGATTAGGTGCCTCGGGCCCCCCGGCTGGAGCGGGCCCTGTTACACCTTGTAGATATAGATCTTACTGGTCTCCACACTCCTCTTATCATATTGAGTGTGTAACCATGAAGGCCATGGGTGCCCAGGGACATCAGCGGGAGCAGGCCCCGACCCCCACGCTCTGCCAGCTGTCAGCCTCCGTTTACATGGTTTCTAACCTGGCAATAGATTCTATCATGGATCATAAGAAATACCATCTATAATACCAACTTAGTTCCCCTAAATCCATCATGAAATCTACCTTGGTCGTATATTTATTTGGTACTGTGGTTATTAATACAAATCCAATCAAATATAGAGAGGTTTTACattaagaaaaaaact
This genomic window from Oryza sativa Japonica Group chromosome 12, ASM3414082v1 contains:
- the LOC4351938 gene encoding wall-associated receptor kinase 3 isoform X1, with the translated sequence MICPWSVAAAAVALLLLSPGENQMVRVSAQPTKTRCAAGVVDTCGDVGVPYLFGIDGGSCSFLPGFNLTCDRTKQPHRLFLGDGSHLQVTEISLANYTVRVLNGVGTVNFTFAGHNDSTAKWAGVSVGQDDGPYIVSEEHNQLVVTGCNIMASLLGNSGSNVIIGCSSFCSITDWWGADPIVHSGAGGACSGLGCCDVNITIGRPSYELQLRWLDWDHNYDDLLPIAVRIAERGWFDGMSTKLLRKNSRSAVPVPVVLEWAVASVHKPPTPVDVNSTCPKDPARSECRSSNSFCRNIANMYRSGYVCKCDDGYQGNPYLTGGCQDIDECSLPGKCFGECTNTPGNYSCRCPRGARGNPYTKDGCIKFPLGLSVGIGVGSGAGLLFLVFGARLATREIKHRRAKRVKQKFFKQNRGHLLEQLISQRADIAERMILPLVELEKATNNFDKSRELGGGGHGTVYKGILSDLHIVAIKKSKEAIQREIDEFINEVAILSQINHRNVVKLFGCCLETKVPLLVYEFISNGTLYEHLHVDGPISLSWEDRLRIATETARALAYLHWAVAFPIIHRDIKSHNILLDSTFTTKVSDFGASRCIPVDQSGVTTVVQGTRGYLDPMYYYTGRLTEKSDVYSFGVILIELLTRKKPFSYRSPEGDSLVAHFTSLLADSNLVDILDPQIIEEGGKRMMEVAALAAVCVKLEAEERPTMRQVEMSLESLGGSLQEHTTGLIATESRRIRHVAEENYPTREGTGNEEASRQYSLEVEYLLSSRYPR